The stretch of DNA ccaatttcggcgatttttttcaatttggcgatttttttcaatttggcgattttttttctttttttccccttttcCATTATCCGTTATATCCACCACCCCTCAAATCGAACCCACGCCACAATCCCCTCATGCCATCTTCAAACGTCATTTTTCAAAGCCAGATTCCGAGGCTGAAAATTTGTCCCAAGCACGAGTGTCGGGCGATTCGGAGATCCGAGCATCTGCCGAACAAGTAGCTGAACATGGAGTGAAATTAGACACAATTTGCAGTTACGCAACCAGCAAAACAATCCCATAAACTACCCCTCATCTTGCACTTATTGTTTGGATATTGTATCATGCCAGCGTTGATTCACAATGGTTGCATGCAACCTCCTCCCACCGATGACTAAGCTTATCATATAATTCACCATACTTCACTCCAACCCTAACCGTCAACCTCATCATGAAAGGCTCGGATATCCCGCACGTGGAGGCCAACTACGTCGACCTGGGTCGAGCCGTAGGCACCGTGTGTGACAACGCGCACCGCGAGCTGGCCAACGTGCTGGAAACGCTGCCCTCGACGCCGGCAGACGTGGCCAAAAAGCAGGCGCTGCTGGAAGTGCTGGTGCGAGCTCGTCAGGAGTTTGTGCGCACCTATGTGCTGACCAAGTGGGCCAAGGTATCGGAGGACGTGACAAAGTGCATCGACGTGGTGGCGTGGTTGCATGGCCAGCGCAACTGCTTCGACAACTTGAACCACATGCTGGTTGGCTTGGGCCGTGACCTAGGAGCAGCCAAGAGCCGCAATCCAGACCTCCAGACAGCCGTCCAGGTGCTGACCCGAGGCGCACCCACAACGTTCGGCGACCACGACATGGCGCCCAAGAAAAAACTCAAGCCACAGACGATACTCAGAACATTGAGGGATCTCAACGTTTTGTTGTCTGTGCAACTGGCGCAAAGCACAGACATTCCGCCGCAATTCAAGCGGTACAAGATTGCCAACGGACGAGCCACATTCACTGTGGCAAACGCTTTCGAGGTGGATGTGGGAATTGCAGATGATACATTGGATGGACCGTTTTTCTTCATTGACTTCCGGCTGCTGTTTGGGGACAGAAAAGAACTGCCTCCCCAAACGCGAGGCATGCTGGAGCGTGCAGGAAACTCGGCCCTGGCCCAGAGAGGCCTCTCGGCGCTGTATTCTCTCCTGATGAAGTTTGCGCTTAACTACAAACTGGCCCTGATCTACAAACAGatcatggagatgagcaAGGGTCTTTGGAGCGGCACTCTGAGACATAGATTCTACCAGGAAAGGAGCTTGATTGCACTGGAATACTGGGTGAGCCAGCATGCCACCCACAGACCCAAGAGTACGCTTGAAATCGGAATCTTTTCAGAATCCGATTTGCGAATAGCTGTGCGATGGAGCAGACAAGGGGAGGAGGTGCCGTACTCGGAGCACCAGATTCAGTTTGGAGGTGAATCGACCGACGTGGCTTCTCTGCTGGAGTACGTCACTACTCTGCATCTCAAACACATCATTTCTTGTGTCTACACCAAGCTCAGAGCATTGTTGGGCGACTCGAGCGATATGGTGTCGTTGTGCAGTGACGGACATAAGTTGAGATTCAGACTAACGTCTCTGAGATCAACTGTTTTCACAGTGGACCGTTTAACGGGTAAGACTGTTCTTGAGAATGCCACTTCTCTGATTCTTTCAGCGGAGAGATCGCTCAATGAACTTGTGTCCCGCCCAGATCAAGCTGCTTCTGTACTGTTCAAGCTGCGTCTCCTGTCTCTTGAAAACGACATCAGAACACGGGCTTGTGCCACCGGCTGGACTGCTCAGAACGTGACACTGTCGACTGACGAGATGAAGACGCATTTCGGCTTCACCACCCGATACGTGCTGTTTCTGCGACAACCACAGTGGCCCTCAAATTGGTTTGTCGTCGTCACTGTGCCTGA from Yarrowia lipolytica chromosome 1D, complete sequence encodes:
- a CDS encoding uncharacterized protein (Compare to YALI0D07194g, weakly similar to uniprot|P19263 Saccharomyces cerevisiae YLR071c RGR1 DNA-directed RNA polymerase II holoenzyme subunit, similar to Saccharomyces cerevisiae RGR1 (YLR071C); ancestral locus Anc_8.15), which produces MKGSDIPHVEANYVDLGRAVGTVCDNAHRELANVLETLPSTPADVAKKQALLEVLVRARQEFVRTYVLTKWAKVSEDVTKCIDVVAWLHGQRNCFDNLNHMLVGLGRDLGAAKSRNPDLQTAVQVLTRGAPTTFGDHDMAPKKKLKPQTILRTLRDLNVLLSVQLAQSTDIPPQFKRYKIANGRATFTVANAFEVDVGIADDTLDGPFFFIDFRLLFGDRKELPPQTRGMLERAGNSALAQRGLSALYSLLMKFALNYKLALIYKQIMEMSKGLWSGTLRHRFYQERSLIALEYWVSQHATHRPKSTLEIGIFSESDLRIAVRWSRQGEEVPYSEHQIQFGGESTDVASLLEYVTTLHLKHIISCVYTKLRALLGDSSDMVSLCSDGHKLRFRLTSLRSTVFTVDRLTGKTVLENATSLILSAERSLNELVSRPDQAASVLFKLRLLSLENDIRTRACATGWTAQNVTLSTDEMKTHFGFTTRYVLFLRQPQWPSNWFVVVTVPEDGSLPLWWIAKLRVRKDTAWTAECMDRIHVNQDLDSLYDYELLTQMVTFASHRIVLHPILDELRAAKTPFRLLRSAQHTPVVAIDNSALVTSWSHSSLLILPEMSAGSMDMKLHVQGRAKTVMNLPSNDSIDFDASTGIYKLTLEGANTPGFSLVNKLKERLQQIEQIVSYIELIKDLGLELVTASMQQIKFKLGDAQVSVDIPSELNPNITLHLSPTDPHNIIHSYLQETLNSSGLRPVVWLLQTTRNLYTTLQKLQKTRGGDPEQLEKIISNLSISDLETRQKQLQPRLSIVPRSAAFVRLVYPGKMNIDVTLVRHSATLDGVKFFIKESPLELPPPPQPGQPPVAVPRKLQVWNGSVTPDVDVGKAVYLNDGIACEGDNVGKVLEWVDKQIGK